The following proteins come from a genomic window of Miscanthus floridulus cultivar M001 chromosome 2, ASM1932011v1, whole genome shotgun sequence:
- the LOC136537696 gene encoding serine/threonine-protein kinase BSK5-like: protein MGARCSKLSVCWWPPHFKSPMLENGAAEDDGSGVPVFAEYSLDELRAATDGFAPDRIVSEHGEKAPNVVYRGTLFRSGRTVAIKRFGRSAWPDSRQFLEEARAVGQLRSGRLANLIGCCCESGERLLVAEFMPHETLAKHLFHWETNPLGWAMRMRAALYVAQALDYCSSKGRALYHDLHAYRVVFDVDGNPRLSCFGLMKNSRDGKSYSTNLAFTPPEYLKTGRVSPESVVYSFGTVLLDLLSGKHIPPSHALDLIRGKNFLVLMDSCLEGHVSNSDGTDLMRLASRCLQYEARDRPNLKTVVSGLAGLQKDASTLSHTLLGIQHDKKNSDRVSLSAIGKAFARADLNEVHEILLHDGYNEDDAANAELSLQSWNGDVSESFVVKRHADNAFKSKEFVTAIECYSRFLDSGAAVAPTMLARRCFAYVVIGNPQKGLEDAKRAAVIASDWPMGHYLQAMALHNLGREAESQEALKIGTALEAARNS, encoded by the exons aTGGGTGCTCGCTGCTCCAAGCTCTCCGTCTGCTGGTGGCCTCCCCACTTCAAATCACCGATGCTCG AGAATGGCGCCGCCGAGGATGACGGCAGCGGCGTGCCGGTGTTCGCCGAGTACAGCCTCGACGAGCTCCGGGCGGCCACCGACGGCTTCGCCCCCGACCGCATCGTGTCGGAGCACGGCGAGAAGGCGCCCAACGTGGTCTACCGCGGCACGCTCTTTAGATCCGGCCGCACCGTCGCCATCAAGCGATTCGGTCGCTCCGCCTGGCCGGACTCGCGCCAGTTCCTG GAGGAGGCGAGGGCTGTTGGGCAGCTGCGCAGTGGTCGCCTGGCCAATCTGATCGGTTGCTGCTGCGAGAGCGGCGAGCGTCTCCTCGTCGCAGAGTTCATGCCGCACGAGACCTTGGCAAAGCATCTCTTCCACT GGGAGACAAATCCATTGGGTTGGGCAATGAGGATGAGGGCTGCGCTTTATGTGGCACAGGCGTTGGACTACTGCAGTAGCAAAGGGAGGGCACTCTATCATGATCTGCATGCATACAGGGTCGTCTTTGATGTG GATGGTAATCCAAGACTATCATGTTTTGGTCTGATGAAGAACAGCAGGGATGGAAAGAGTTACAGTACTAATTTGGCTTTCACGCCTCCTGAGTATCTTAAGACAG GCAGAGTAAGTCCTGAGAGTGTGGTTTACAGTTTTGGCACTGTCTTGCTTGATCTCCTGAGTGGAAAGCACATTCCACCAAGTCAT GCACTCGACCTTATAAGAGGAAAGAACTTTCTAGTGCTGATGGATTCTTGCTTGGAAGGTCATGTATCCAACTCCGATGGAACTGACTTGATGCGATTAGCATCCCGCTGCTTGCAATATGAAGCACGTGACCGGCCAAATCTGAAAACTGTGGTATCCGGTCTCGCAGGTCTCCAGAAAGATGCTTCT ACTCTGTCGCACACTTTGCTGGGGATCCAACATGATAAGAAAAACTCAGATCGAGTTTCCTTATCCGCTATTGGGAAAGCTTTTGCCAGAGCAGACCTGAATGAGGTGCATGAAATATTGCTGCATGATGGATATAATGAGGACGACGCGGCTAATGCTGAG CTCTCTCTCCAGTCATGGAATGGTGATGTATCTGAGAGCTTTGTTGTTAAGAGGCATGCAGACAATGCCTTTAAGTCTAAGGAATTCGTGACTGCAATTGAGTGTTACTCAAGG TTCCTCGACTCAGGCGCAGCGGTGGCTCCAACCATGCTGGCGCGGAGATGTTTCGCATATGTGGTGATTGGCAATCCCCAGAAAGGCCTTGAGGATGCAAAGAGAGCCGCGGTTATTGCATCCGACTGGCCGATGGGACACTACCTGCAGGCCATGGCACTTCATAACCTGGGAAGGGAGGCTGAAAGCCAAGAAGCACTGAAGATTGGCACTGCCTTGGAGGCTGCAAGGAATAGTTGA
- the LOC136537698 gene encoding DIMBOA UDP-glucosyltransferase BX8-like, which translates to MTPPPAPTMAAHSNAVHGGRRRHVLLFPLPYQGHINPMFRLAGLLHAHGFAITVFHTHFNAPDTARHPDYRFVPVPDGSPVPVAIEDAVAQILELGVACESAFRDRLASVLDEYSRDDVACLVADTHLLPIFEVAARLSVPTLALRTGSAACCASFLAYPMLFEKGYLPVQESQRDMPVVDLPPYRVRDLPVIGEDDGGLVRELLSRAMTAVKTSSGLILNTFDALERREQDGLRRDLAVPVFDIGPLHKLSPAVDSSLLLPDRSCLEWLDAFPPESVLYVSFGSVACMSPRDLVETAWGIAGSDVPFLWVVRPGMVRGSADDHRLPEGFEAAMRKRGMVVAWAPQEEVLRHRAVGGFWTHCGWNSTLESVCEGVPMLCRPYFGDQMGNARYVEHVWRVGLEVGGDLERGRVEAAIRRLMTDEEGAEMRARACELKKAAAECTGEGGSSRLAIDKLITHLTSL; encoded by the exons ATGACGCCACCACCAGCGCCAACCATGGCCGCACATAGCAACGCGGTCCACGGTGGGCGCCGCCGGCACGTGCTCCTGTTCCCGCTCCCGTACCAGGGCCACATCAACCCCATGTTCCGGCTCGCTGGCCTCCTCCACGCCCACGGCTTCGCCATCACCGTGTTCCACACCCACTTCAATGCCCCGGACACGGCGCGCCACCCGGACTACCGCTTCGTCCCCGTTCCCGACGGCAGCCCCGTGCCCGTGGCCATCGAGGACGCCGTCGCTCAGATCCTGGAGCTCGGCGTCGCGTGCGAGTCCGCCTTCCGGGACCGCCTCGCCTCCGTCCTGGACGAGTACTCCAGGGACGACGTCGCGTGCCTCGTCGCCGACACACACCTGCTGCCGATTTTCGAGGTGGCTGCGAGGCTCTCCGTGCCCACGCTGGCGCTGCGCACCGGCAGCGCCGCCTGCTGTGCGAGCTTCCTCGCCTACCCGATGCTCTTCGAGAAAGGCTACCTCCCCGTGCAAG AGTCGCAGCGTGACATGCCGGTGGTGGATCTGCCGCCGTACCGAGTGCGCGACCTGCCAGTCATCGGCGAGGATGACGGTGGCCTGGTGCGCGAGCTTCTCTCCCGCGCCATGACTGCCGTGAAGACCTCCTCGGGCCTCATACTCAACACGTTCGACGCGCTGGAGCGCCGCGAGCAGGATGGTCTCCGGCGAGACCTCGCCGTGCCGGTGTTCGACATCGGCCCGCTCCACAAGCTCTCCCCTGCCGTCGACAGCAGCCTGCTGCTCCCGGACCGGAGCTgcctggagtggttggacgcgttccCGCCGGAGTCGGTGCTGTACGTGAGCTTCGGCAGCGTGGCGTGCATGAGCCCGCGGGACCTGGTGGAGACTGCGTGGGGCATCGCCGGCAGCGACGTGCCGTTCCTCTGGGTGGTCCGGCCGGGCATGGTCCGCGGGTCCGCGGACGACCACCGTCTCCCCGAGGGGTTCGAGGCCGCGATGCGCAAGCGCGGCATGGTCGTGGCGTGGGCGCCACAGGAGGAGGTGCTGCGCCACCGCGCCGTGGGCGGGTTCTGGACGCACTGCGGCTGGAACTCGACGTTGGAGAGCGTCTGCGAGGGGGTGCCGATGCTGTGCCGCCCTTACTTTGGCGACCAGATGGGGAACGCGAGGTACGTGGAGCACGTGTGGAGGGTGGGCCTCGAGGTGGGCGGCGACCTCGAGAGGGGTCGCGTCGAGGCGGCGATCCGGCGGCTCATGACCGACGAGGAAGGCGCGGAGATGAGGGCGAGAGCCTGCGAGCTGAAGAAGGCGGCAGCGGAGTGCACCGGCGAGGGCGGGTCGTCGCGCCTTGCCATTGATAAGCTCATCACTCACTTGACGTCACTGTAA